A region of Alosa alosa isolate M-15738 ecotype Scorff River chromosome 17, AALO_Geno_1.1, whole genome shotgun sequence DNA encodes the following proteins:
- the ndufa12 gene encoding NADH dehydrogenase [ubiquinone] 1 alpha subcomplex subunit 12: MAEYVHVFRRALGQLGGHGGLRGLLVQFFRVNDVKTGALVGIDKYGNKYFEDNRYFFGRHRWVVYTTEMNGKNTMWEVDGSMVPSEWHRWLHSMTDDPPTTHPPVPKKFLAEVHQFNVSGSAAQYVPFSTTRKKIHEWVPPKAGSQ, encoded by the exons ATGGCGGAGTACGTTCATGTTTTTCGAAGGGCTTTAGGCCAGTTGGGAGGTCATGGGGGTCTTCGTGGATTGCTTGTGCAGTTTTTCAG GGTTAACGACGTGAAAACTGGAGCACTGGTTGGGATTGACAAGTATGGAAACAAGTATTTCGAGGACAATCGTTACTTCTTTG GTCGGCATCGCTGGGTGGTCTACACCACAGAGATGAACGGAAAGAACACCATGTGGGAAGTGGATGGGAGCATGGTGCCTTCGGAATG GCATCGCTGGCTCCACTCCATGACTGATGATCCGCCGACCACACACCCTCCTGTTCCCAAGAAGTTCCTTGCTGAAGTGCACCAGTTCAACGTGAGCGGCTCCGCAGCCCAGTACGTGCCGTTTTCCACAACCCGGAAGAAGATCCACGAATGGGTTCCCCCAAAGGCTGGGAGTCAGTAA